The segment GCATactcggtgatactcagggcttattcctggctctgaactcaggaacaaTTCCTtctggtgcttgggaaaccacatAGATTTcggcgatcaaacccaggactcctgcaagAAAGACCAGCACCTTCctatgtgctatctctctcacAGGTCCTCGTCTTCTATGttaatcctttctcttttttgtctgATGTTCTAATTCTAACTCAGAACTGATGGCTTTCTGCTATGTGGTGTTGAGAAGATTTAGGCTCCATCCTCCACCTTCCAACCCTGCCATTGAAGTTCAACATTCCCTTCTACGTGCATCCAAACAACCACACCAGCCTGTATTGAAAAGCCAGAGAGAACAGAAGTCAAGAATTGTTCCCTGTGATTATCTGAGAGCTCATCCAAGTTTGCAGTGTGGAGACATCACTCTGGGGTTTGCTCAGTTCctataccaaaataaaaatgtactttgCTTTCAGCACTGTTTTATAGCACGCACTTCTACCACCCCGCCTACTGATCTATAGATTCTTGAGAACTCCGCTGACAGCCTTCTGGGGGTTCTCTTAAGCAAAGAATACTTTTTCTCTTGCTGCTAATAGGGGTCAcgctttatctttgcttttggccaTTGTATGCGAATGTATCTTCTTGGGTCTGATTGGGTCTCTGTTATTTGAAGCTCTTAGAACCTTTTGATTCTGGGTGTTCAACTTCTGTCTCAGCTTGGAGAGGTTCTTAGCTATTATTTTCTCcgtttctgtttgttcattttgttttggggccacactcagtgatgttgaaggtttactcctgactctgcagtcaggaatgactcctggtggtgctcagtggagtctattggatgtcagggatcgaacctgggttggccacatgcaaagcaagttccttgcctgctgtactatctctccaaccccaatttATTGAATAAGAATtcgggggcctggagcgatagcacagggggtaggacatttgcctcgcatgtggccaatccatgtttgattcccagcatcccatctggtccactaagcaccaccaggagttattcctttttgcagagccaggagtaaccccaaaacatcactgggtgtgactcaaaaaggaaaaacaacaattctggggtgaggggtggagggagggatactggggacattggtggtaggacaTATACACTGAGGAAGGGACAGCtgttgaaacccaatcatgaacgactttgtaactgtgtacctcacagtgatttaatttttttaaagaaaagatttttgagagggaaggaggggtaaCATAAAGAGTAcgataattgccttgcatgcaaccaacatgggttcaatcacAAGCACCCCATGTTGCCCCCCATCAAACTCCACtaggagtgttctctgagtgaAGATTCAGGAtttactaaaaaacaaaaaaaagaggggctgtagcgatagcacagcgggtagggcgtttgccttgcacgtggccaacccaggttcaattcccagcatcccatagggtcccctgagcactgccaggagtaattcctgagtgtagagccaggagtaatccctgagaattgccggatgtccaaaataaaaaaaaaaagagctgtatTGATAAGTACAGTAGGGAGTGCGTTTTGTTGCATGCAAATGACCAGGatccaatccccagtatcccatatgtttccctgaacaaaccaggagtgattcctgagtgtagtcagGACTAACCCTTCAGCATTAACAGGTGTGCTCCAGAAACATATATGAGCTCTGCCAatttcatcctcttcttcctctggaATTCCTGGGGTATCGCCTCTGGATTTCCATGTAGTTTATATGGTTTTCATTCTGATGATttttaattacttcttttttttaaccggTGGGTATGGAGAATTTCCTCTACTGTgccttcaagctcactgattggGTTTTTCCTTCTTCTATTTTGCTCTGTGCCCTCTATTGTGTGTTTACAAAAggcagcggggctctatctctcctgcagCCCACATTTGGTAGTCTCACGCAGCTTCTCCCatcccagggaggctgatggagatgggcaggcaaaggaaggaatgaatgccaggctggtcggtatcagttgcagcttattccaatctctgttccccttctgcttctctctctctcccaagccccttTCGCTCTCGCTTatttcactttgtgctctgcttctgtgtcttccccctgcttgtgtcttcttcctcacttcttctacagtcttagtttatatagaaattacATAGgacggtaacacaaaggtgggttggaacattaaacacatcaacaaagagaggCAAGACCACTCCccagggacaaaatctcatctaaggtgATTACTCAAGATTACTAGGTAATCTGCTCCAGGGTGGGATCCTTGAGCTCCTACCACAATTGTCAAGAGATCATGATGTCCCCATGGCACAGCGACCCACTCCATTTCTGATACATGGAACCTTCACTTCGTTCAACACACAGAGCACAATGAAGGGTCTTTTAGCTCCGAGGGAGGGAGACTCTCTTATCCCAATTCCAGGGTcgggagaataaatgaaaatgcttctcctgagaaatgaaaacactgacattCATTATAAATGGACATTTATAGTAGAGTCACTAACATCTGTAAATGTACACACAATAAGGTAAGCAGATGCACAGGTATAAGCAGCTAGGAGGATTCTTGTCCAAATGACCAGCCAACAATGTTTACCACAGTGACCAAAGCTCATGTGACACTGATGTATCCATGATTTTGATTGAAGAAAAACGATATTCGAGGGCAGATCTGTGACGAGATTCCACTCTGAGTGTTGGATTAACACCAATCCCTGGACACGTCTGTCTGCCTCCGTTGCCGGCGTTTCTCTTTGTTCGGGTCTCGTGGCAGAACATCGTACCGGCCTCTCAGGGCTGCTGTTAGTCGGCTGAGCCACGGGTATCTTCACTATGGTCAgtgctaattttaatttttttttctttgctttttgggtcacacctggtgatgcacaggggttattcctggctctgcactcaggaattactcctggcggtgcttagtggaccatatgggatgctgggaatcaaacccgggtcggccgtgtgcaaggcaaacgccctacccgctgtgctatcgctccagtccctggtcaGTGCTAATTTTACCTCAATCAGTGTCACCAGAGCAGTAAGATAGTGGGCAGGAGcccagcttgcatgcagccaaaccgagTTTGATACGAAACACCCTGAACAGTTCCCAAGCACTgtcggagtaatccctgagtctaTAACCAGAGGGAAATCCTGAGTACCAATCTGTTccatctaataataataataataatattagtaataataataaaaaactctGTAGTACTTGATCCTTGTAAACCCTACCTGAAACCATCGTGGATAACATGcagcagctaaaataaaataaaatttcagacccGGAGCCATAGTAAAGAGCAAGGTACTGGCCATGCAGCAATTTACCGGGTGGGAACTGGAACATATAACAGGGTCCCCAAAGGCATGTAGGATTGAtcgctgagagcagagccaggaatctgaCTGGAGCGGCACCAGGTGTGGGCACCAAGGAAATATAAACAGAAAGAACATAACATCACTCAAATAGAATTCCCCACTAGACTCTCTCCAGACGCTCCACAAGTCAAAAATGACTTTACAGCATTGGAGATTACAGTTTTCGGGGGTGattacaatagcacagcaggtagggcaatggATTTCTATGTGGTTGCCCgaggaatgtgtgcactggtgaagggatgggtgttcaagcattgtataactgagacttaaacctgtaacttttcacatggtgattcaataaaagaataaattaaaaaaaaaaaaaacgaaaaacatgatttaagaaagaaatggCTTTACCCTGAGCTTTGAGTGGGGGGTTAGAAATTGAGGCACAGAGTTGCACCCCACACCCTCTTGCAACCCCTAAGTTTCTTGCCCCAAAGGTTGGTAGAAGACCAGGAGACTATCCTGGCATAGGGCAAAAGATACGTTCATCAGTTCTCCCCAGTGTGAGTTCGGCAGACATGGGTTGCAGCACTGCCAAAACCCTGCCTGCAGTGGTACACAAACAGCTACTCCTCAACATGCCTTCATGTCGGCGGAGGATTTTGGGGAGGCTGAAGACTCTGCAGCACTCCCCTCGGGTGAGAGGCTGGGTCGCTTTGTGCGTCCGATGGTGGTCTCTGAAGTAGGAGTGATTGCGTTATGCCTTGTTGCACTTAGGACACTGGAAGCGACTCTGGATCGTGTGCATCACGTGGTGGTCCCGGTTGGTGCACGGGCTGTGGAAACCTTTCCCACAATGTAGGCACATGTAGGGTTGCTCGCCCTTGTGGATGTGCATGTGCTCTGCCCTTGTGTTGCTATGCCGGAATGCCTTCCCATACTAGgggcagtcatacggcctctccccagtgtgggtccggCAGTGCTTACGCAGGTTAGAACAACTCCTAAAGCTTTTCCCACACCGCtcacagtcatacggcctctcgcAAGTGTGGATCAAGCTGTGCTGTTGCAGACTCGAGCAAGTCCTGAAACTTTTCCCACATTGTtcacagtcatacggcctctcatCAGTGTGGATCATTTTGTGTTGAAGAAGAGTGAAGCGAGCcttgaagcttttcccacactgctcgcagccATATGGCCTCTCCTCactgtgggtccggctgtgcctACGCAATTCCGAGCGAGTCCCGAatcttttcccacactgctcgcagtcatatggcctctccccagtgtgaatCAGTCTGTGGTGATGCAGACTGGAGCGAaacctgaagcttttcccacactgctcgcagtcataAGGCCTCTCCCCCGTGTGTAACGGGTTGTGCTGATGCAGATTGGAGCGAGTCTTGAAACtcttcccacactgctcacattCATACGACTTCTTCCCGGTGTGGATCAGGCTGTGTTTATGCAGGACGGAACGAGTACTGAAGCTTTTCTCATGCTGCTCGCAGTCATATGGGCTCTCCCCGGTGTGAGTCCGGCTGTGCTGAAGCAGAGTGAAGCGAGTCTTGAAACTCTTCCCACACAGCTTgcagtcatatggcctctccccggtgtgggtccacCTGTGCTGAAGCAGAGTGCAGCGAGTCTTGAAActcttcccacactgctcgcaatcatacggcctctccccggtgtggattCGGCTGTGCTGAAGCAGAGTGAAGCGAGcactgaagcttttcccacactgttcacagtcatacggcctctccccagtgtgggtccggctgtgatTACGCAGGTCTGAGtgagtcctgaagcttttcccacactcctCGCAAtcatatggcctctccccagTATGAATCAGGCTGTGCCGATGCAGATGGGAGCGAtaactgaagcttttcccacactgctcgcaggcGAAAGGCCTCACCCCAGAGTGCATTTTAGCGTGGGCACGCAGCCTACAGGGATACTGGAACCTCTGTGGGCACTCAGGGCACTTAAAGGCGTTCTTGAGGTCACCTGGAGGAGAGCAGTGGGGAAATATTGGAGGGTCTTGGGGAGAAGAACATTCCGCAGAAGAAGTAGCAGCGGGACTCTGGGGTGCAGAGAGGTTTCGAATCTGCTTCGAGGTTCCTCTGGCTTGTGCGGGGGCTTGGTGATCATAACCAAGACTCTTTGGcaagaggtgtctgccatagatgaGACAAAATGAGCAGAAAAGCAAGATCATACTGACGTCCGAGGCCACAGAATAGCGAAAGGACAGGGACCGTGCATGAGGCTGTCCCTGATCCATCGCCTCACACCATCAGGTCCCCCAAGGcccacagaagtgattcctgagcatagtacAAGGAGTCAGGACTAGGCAATGctcaaacataaaataataaatgaatatcaacAATAAATCAGTACCttgattatgttttgttttggttttttggtttgggttgatTTTATCCTCCTAttatggggccacactctgcagtgctcacggtctactcctggcttaggACACAGGAATCACTTAGAAGCAAGATGTGGAGGCCCAAAACCATGCTAGAGAATAGACAATAAGCATTGTACTATAGCTTGAGCCTGACTGTAGGGCTTTTTGGATATTCCTCTTAATAAATACTTGATTCATCATTCATCAAAACAGTACATGAAGGGCCCTGTTTAAGCCTGTAAATAGTGGGGTGGCGTGTTGGGAGTTGGAGAAGGGGCTTCTCTCCGAGAAGGATACTGAGTGGAAACCACTTAAGAAGCCAGCGGAGGTTGCCAGCCTTGCCCGCAGGATCCTCACCTTACATGACTCAGGGCAATTGAGAACCCATAGGGtggccaggagagattcctgagtgcagagccacgagtcagcCATGCTCATCACGGGTGTGGTAAATAAAAAAGGCCCTTGAGGGTGAAGAGTGTGAAGGGGACACTACTCAGTCCTGTACTAGTTTGACACATGGTTTTACTTCGAAAGATATTGGAGACTCCCAAGGTCTGTCTCCCAACCCGCCAACaacaccctcctctcctcccccctcggCCATTCCACTCACTTATGTTGCCGCTTCTGAGTTTGGTGCTGGTCACTAACATCAGGGTACATCTGCTTCTCTCCTAAACGATTGCAGGAATCATTGCTCATGTACCCCACAGTGCAGTTTTCACTGAACAACTCCAAGACATGCCCAAGAGTACCATTGTCTTTTCCTGGAGAGAAACCCTCTGGAACAAGCAGGAAGACAATTTATTCCGAAAGGGAGGCTCTGGGGAGGGCCAAAAGAATAGGAAAGCCGGGATGGCACTTGCTTCGGACACAACTGACCCAGATCACTCCCTAGCACCCAATGGACTCCTCCAAGCAATGTGAAGCatcggccctgagcatcaccaggtgtgtatattaaagaaaaaagatgctctgcaggaacaaaaaagaactggaataGGACTTATGCTGCTGGTTTGCTTCAACAGACATGGAAGCAGCTGCCTTGAATGAGGTGGGTCAGATTCTCGCACCCCATGAGCACGAACAAGAGTGTCCCTGAGAGTAGAGTCAGGGGTCAGCCCCGAGAACCTCCGGGTGTGGGCCCTGTGTCCCCAAGAAGAATCTCCAAGGAAGCACGATGCCTGGCATGCTCCTGGCTCCTTATATGATCGGGGGCACCATCTCCCTCACCCAGCACTGCGGGGTTCAGCCCTGGGCCCCTGATCACTAGGGGACCAACCAGCAACAATAGGGTCACAGCAAAAGCCAGGGGTGCTGGCAGTGGCCCTGACACCTTGCTCCATCTCACTGTGGCCCCAAGTCATAGAAAAGTCCATTAGAATCTGTCTCCTGCCCGAGAATGCTCCGAGCCTGGGCTAAAGTGCCTACAGACAGCCCCTTTTTCCCAGCAGTCCTGTACTATGGCCCCAGAGAATGCAGGCAGCGGGCTCCATGCCCCGTGCTGTAAGAAAGGGTTGTGACTGAACCTTACCCACgaaggccaggtgcctgcaggtctccagcatcacgtctctgTACAGGCATCTCTGATCAGGATTTATCAAAGCCCATTCAGCCTGGGTGAAATTCACGGCCACGTCCTCAAAGGATACTgactcctgaaacacacacagatgccaatCCACCAGGGCCCCTCTGCATCCCGTGGGGGCAGCGGGACTCAGAGGGGCGACTTTAGGAACCTGGGTTTTACTTTAATCTACATTAAACCGTCAGGATCTTCACAGGGAACACCAGGAT is part of the Sorex araneus isolate mSorAra2 chromosome 2, mSorAra2.pri, whole genome shotgun sequence genome and harbors:
- the LOC129401794 gene encoding zinc finger protein 239-like, coding for MSNDSCNRLGEKQMYPDVSDQHQTQKRQHKWTHTGERPYDCKLCGKSFKTRFTLLQHSRTHTGESPYDCEQHEKSFSTRSVLHKHSLIHTGKKSYECEQCGKSFKTRSNLHQHNPLHTGERPYDCEQCGKSFRFRSSLHHHRLIHTGERPYDCEQCGKRFGTRSELRRHSRTHSEERPYGCEQCGKSFKARFTLLQHKMIHTDERPYDCEQCFHSPCTNRDHHVMHTIQSRFQCPKCNKA